The Candidatus Methylomirabilis sp. genome contains a region encoding:
- a CDS encoding TRAP transporter small permease, which produces MRTLLDRVACFLEETCGVITLWVMFLAIVIQVVFRYLFTPLIWPFELSIYMYICLVYLGAALAARQRSHVAFGVLFDALPARIQRAVSVALQVLGAAALATLVLPGIQFMTQSYTIRSASLRIPWSVLVFVYLVSMLLLAGHLVAGAVGDWRDAPDRDG; this is translated from the coding sequence GTGCGCACCCTGCTGGATCGGGTGGCATGCTTCCTCGAGGAGACGTGCGGGGTGATCACCCTGTGGGTGATGTTCCTCGCCATCGTCATCCAGGTCGTCTTCCGCTACCTGTTCACCCCGCTCATCTGGCCGTTCGAGCTGTCTATCTATATGTACATCTGCCTCGTCTACCTCGGAGCCGCCCTGGCGGCGCGCCAGCGGTCCCACGTGGCGTTCGGCGTCCTCTTCGATGCTCTGCCGGCGCGCATCCAGCGGGCGGTCTCGGTGGCATTGCAGGTGCTCGGGGCCGCGGCGCTCGCCACCCTGGTCCTCCCCGGGATCCAGTTCATGACCCAGAGCTATACCATCCGCTCCGCCTCGCTCCGGATCCCCTGGAGCGTCCTGGTCTTCGTCTATCTCGTGAGCATGCTCCTGCTGGCGGGGCACCTGGTGGCGGGCGCGGTCGGCGACTGGCGCGACGCCCCGGACCGGGACGGGTGA
- the gltX gene encoding glutamate--tRNA ligase, whose amino-acid sequence MTHGKVRVRFAPSPTGTLHVGGARTALYNWLFARHHGGTFILRIEDTDVERSTEESVQAILESLSWLGLTWDEGPIRQADRMALYRAAAERLVREGRAYWCLCAPEELEARRKEALAAGRSPRYDGRCRDRAHAPGGRPAALRIRTEMEGETVVEDLVHGPVSFQNADLDDFILQRSDGVPTYNFAVVVDDSEMGITHVIRGDDHIPNTPRQIQVYRHLGRPLPKFAHIPLILGADRARLSKRHGAASVMAFREMGYLPEAVVNYLARLGWAYGDQEVFSPEELIRHFTLEKVGNAAAVFDQGKLDWLNAHYLRVADPARLADLLPEHWGQAGVSAEAVATTEPSWRVAVVVAFRERAKTLRELAESSRFLFDVPVPMDPEAVAKHHTPEAIALLGELLPRLEVLPAFTADALEACYRGFADEKGIKLGVVAQATRVALTGRSVSPPLFEIMPLLGRDRALARLRALLSAKNPLGPPARSL is encoded by the coding sequence GTGACACACGGAAAGGTCCGGGTCCGGTTTGCGCCCAGTCCAACCGGCACCCTGCACGTCGGGGGGGCCCGGACTGCCCTCTATAACTGGCTCTTCGCCCGCCACCACGGGGGCACCTTCATCCTCCGGATCGAGGATACCGATGTGGAGCGCTCCACCGAGGAGTCGGTGCAGGCGATCCTGGAGAGCCTGAGCTGGCTGGGGCTCACATGGGACGAGGGCCCCATCCGCCAGGCGGACCGGATGGCCCTGTACCGGGCGGCAGCCGAGCGCCTCGTCAGGGAGGGGCGGGCCTACTGGTGCCTCTGCGCGCCGGAGGAGCTGGAGGCCCGCCGGAAAGAGGCGCTGGCGGCAGGCCGCTCCCCCCGGTACGACGGGCGCTGCCGCGACCGGGCCCACGCGCCGGGCGGCCGGCCCGCCGCCCTTCGGATCCGGACGGAGATGGAGGGGGAGACGGTGGTGGAGGATCTCGTCCACGGACCGGTGAGCTTCCAGAATGCGGACCTGGACGACTTCATCCTCCAGCGTTCGGACGGCGTCCCGACCTATAACTTCGCCGTGGTCGTGGATGACAGCGAGATGGGGATCACCCACGTCATCCGAGGGGATGACCACATCCCGAACACGCCCCGCCAGATCCAGGTCTACCGGCACCTCGGCCGGCCGCTCCCCAAATTTGCCCACATCCCCCTCATCCTCGGTGCCGACCGGGCCCGCCTGTCGAAGCGGCACGGCGCCGCCTCCGTCATGGCCTTCCGGGAGATGGGCTACCTCCCGGAGGCCGTCGTCAACTACCTGGCCCGCCTCGGCTGGGCGTACGGGGACCAGGAGGTGTTCTCCCCGGAGGAGCTCATCCGGCACTTCACGCTGGAGAAGGTGGGGAACGCGGCGGCCGTCTTCGACCAGGGGAAGCTCGACTGGCTGAACGCCCACTACCTCCGGGTGGCCGATCCGGCCCGCCTGGCCGACCTCTTGCCCGAGCACTGGGGGCAGGCCGGCGTGTCCGCGGAGGCGGTGGCGACCACCGAGCCAAGCTGGCGGGTGGCGGTCGTGGTGGCGTTCCGCGAGCGGGCGAAGACGCTCCGCGAGCTGGCCGAGTCCTCCCGGTTCCTCTTCGATGTGCCCGTGCCGATGGACCCCGAGGCGGTGGCCAAGCACCACACCCCGGAGGCCATCGCGCTGCTCGGGGAGCTCCTCCCACGCCTGGAGGTGCTGCCCGCCTTCACCGCCGACGCCCTGGAAGCCTGCTATCGCGGCTTCGCCGACGAGAAGGGGATCAAGCTCGGGGTGGTGGCCCAGGCCACCCGCGTCGCCCTGACCGGCCGGTCCGTGAGCCCGCCCCTCTTCGAGATCATGCCCCTTCTGGGGCGCGACCGGGCGCTCGCGCGCCTGCGCGCGCTCCTCTCGGCCAAAAATCCTTTAGGGCCGCCCGCCCGGAGCCTATAA
- a CDS encoding sialic acid TRAP transporter substrate-binding protein SiaP, translating into MGSIGRGAGILILAGGLTAAAPALGADPTYELKWNTVAVPTQPQYKAMEVFARTVEGLSAGKIKARLFHSGQLGDQKTKLTKVQRGTLEMAFADAAWFADHVPEMGVFGAAYLFRDLDHLYRVMLGPIGQEYFEMAARKTNIRPLDVWYLGTRQLSLRTKPVTTPADMKDVKLRVPSAPMWIAMGRALGANPTPLGFGELYLALKTGTVDGQDNPLPTNEAAKFYEVTRYIVMTNHVIGQLWPIINEPLWQGMPAEYKQWVRMSLAVARQYMNYLVLEGEATLLEKFEKQYGLKIVYPDVDAFRRNARPAYKEFEAKWGPGLYEKIQGIP; encoded by the coding sequence ATGGGATCCATCGGCCGAGGCGCAGGGATCCTGATCCTGGCGGGCGGGCTCACGGCCGCGGCCCCTGCGCTGGGGGCGGATCCGACGTACGAGTTGAAGTGGAACACGGTGGCGGTGCCGACGCAGCCCCAGTACAAGGCGATGGAGGTCTTCGCCCGCACCGTGGAGGGACTCAGCGCGGGGAAGATCAAGGCGCGGCTCTTCCACTCGGGCCAGCTCGGCGACCAGAAGACGAAGCTGACGAAGGTGCAGCGCGGGACACTGGAGATGGCCTTCGCCGACGCCGCCTGGTTCGCGGATCATGTCCCCGAAATGGGCGTCTTCGGCGCGGCGTATCTCTTCCGGGATCTCGATCACCTCTACCGCGTCATGCTCGGTCCGATCGGACAGGAGTACTTCGAGATGGCGGCCCGGAAGACGAATATCCGCCCCCTCGATGTCTGGTACCTGGGGACGCGGCAGCTGAGCCTCCGGACGAAGCCGGTGACCACCCCGGCCGACATGAAGGATGTCAAGCTCCGGGTCCCGAGCGCCCCCATGTGGATTGCCATGGGCCGAGCGCTCGGGGCCAACCCCACTCCGCTCGGCTTCGGCGAGCTGTACCTGGCCCTGAAGACCGGGACGGTGGATGGGCAGGATAACCCCCTCCCCACCAACGAGGCGGCCAAGTTCTACGAGGTCACCAGGTACATCGTGATGACCAACCACGTGATCGGCCAGCTCTGGCCCATCATCAACGAGCCGCTCTGGCAGGGGATGCCGGCCGAGTACAAGCAGTGGGTGCGGATGTCCCTGGCGGTCGCGCGCCAGTACATGAATTACCTGGTCTTGGAGGGAGAGGCCACGCTGCTGGAGAAGTTCGAGAAGCAGTACGGCCTCAAGATCGTCTATCCCGACGTGGACGCCTTCCGCAGGAACGCCCGCCCCGCCTACAAGGAGTTCGAGGCCAAGTGGGGGCCGGGCCTGTACGAAAAGATCCAGGGGATTCCGTAG
- a CDS encoding creatininase family protein, with protein MAANHYLPEITQPEAERILWERGLVLIPTGSVEQHGPHLPCGTDALAALAVGRAVAPRVRGLLVSLGPLGIAPVHLGFAGTLSVKAETFMRLFRDVCLSLTRHGADKVVVLNWHGGNAAALGSVAGELQAEGRARFLIIQLARLAGEVLGDPAGLSHGGAIDTLAMLAHDPALVHLDRAGNPSPPDAAAPSDARPQGPGPSRALIADIRELLPTGWSGELAGVTVEKGRTLLAQVADAVVEQVEAVFGP; from the coding sequence GTGGCCGCCAACCACTACCTGCCGGAGATCACCCAGCCGGAGGCCGAGCGGATCCTCTGGGAGCGGGGCCTGGTGCTCATTCCGACGGGGAGCGTGGAGCAGCACGGCCCCCACCTGCCCTGCGGGACCGACGCCCTGGCCGCCCTGGCCGTCGGCCGCGCCGTCGCCCCGCGCGTCCGGGGGCTCCTGGTCTCCTTGGGGCCGCTCGGGATTGCCCCGGTCCACCTGGGTTTCGCCGGGACCCTCTCCGTCAAGGCCGAGACCTTCATGCGCCTCTTCCGCGACGTCTGCCTGAGCCTCACCCGCCACGGGGCGGACAAGGTCGTCGTCCTCAACTGGCACGGGGGCAATGCCGCTGCCCTGGGGAGCGTGGCCGGGGAGCTGCAGGCGGAGGGGCGGGCCCGCTTCCTCATCATCCAGCTCGCCCGGCTGGCCGGGGAGGTCCTTGGGGATCCGGCTGGCCTCAGCCACGGGGGGGCGATCGACACCCTGGCCATGCTGGCGCACGACCCGGCCCTCGTCCACCTGGACCGGGCCGGGAACCCCTCCCCGCCGGATGCGGCGGCCCCGTCGGATGCCCGGCCGCAGGGGCCGGGCCCGAGCCGTGCCCTCATCGCCGACATCCGGGAGCTCCTGCCCACCGGCTGGTCCGGCGAGTTGGCGGGGGTGACGGTGGAGAAGGGGCGAACCCTCCTGGCACAGGTGGCCGACGCCGTGGTGGAACAGGTGGAGGCGGTCTTCGGACCGTAG